One genomic window of Desulfatiglans sp. includes the following:
- the amrS gene encoding AmmeMemoRadiSam system radical SAM enzyme encodes MKKLYTRKEFIRRACLCTGATLFFFDSTFSNGAEQGAKKAKSIRGTLFRGDAPDKPWKWSIEAKYYEKKGRDTICLLCPNRCYLKPGDRSVCRSRVNIGGKLYSLAYGNPCSIHVDPIEKKPLNHFHPGSSVFSIAATGCNLRCLNCQNWEISQKRPEDVTHGELFPKEVVASAKKKQAPSIAFTYSEAITYYEYMFDTARLARDAGIKSILVSNGYINDKPLIELAPFIDGANINLKSFDNNIYMVLNGGTLAPVLNTLKRLKENNVWFEITTLVVPTYIDDPDMIKRMCGWILKELGADYPLHFSRFFPNYRLNRLPPTPVSQLEEFRNLARKEGLHYVYLGNVPAHEGNNTYCHNCGKLLIERTGYTIGKIDITKGKCIHCGTLIPGRWSA; translated from the coding sequence ATGAAAAAACTCTATACAAGAAAGGAATTTATCAGGAGAGCCTGCTTATGCACAGGGGCCACCCTCTTCTTTTTTGACAGCACCTTCTCAAATGGAGCAGAACAGGGGGCCAAGAAAGCTAAAAGCATCAGGGGAACCCTATTCAGGGGTGATGCCCCTGATAAACCATGGAAATGGTCGATTGAGGCAAAATACTATGAAAAAAAGGGCAGGGACACAATCTGCCTCCTGTGCCCCAACCGCTGTTATCTTAAGCCCGGTGACCGGAGTGTTTGCAGGTCAAGGGTAAATATTGGAGGTAAATTATATTCGCTTGCCTATGGGAACCCATGCTCTATTCATGTGGACCCGATTGAAAAAAAGCCCCTTAACCATTTTCACCCTGGCTCTTCTGTATTTTCCATAGCTGCTACCGGCTGCAACCTAAGGTGCCTCAACTGCCAGAACTGGGAGATCTCCCAGAAGAGGCCCGAGGATGTTACTCATGGTGAACTCTTCCCAAAGGAAGTTGTTGCATCGGCAAAAAAGAAGCAGGCGCCATCCATAGCATTTACCTATTCAGAGGCAATCACCTATTATGAATATATGTTTGACACAGCCAGGCTTGCAAGAGATGCAGGGATAAAGAGCATCCTTGTTTCAAACGGCTATATAAATGATAAACCGCTGATTGAACTCGCCCCTTTCATTGACGGGGCAAATATAAACCTGAAATCCTTTGATAATAACATCTATATGGTTTTAAACGGCGGCACCCTTGCCCCTGTCTTAAACACCCTTAAGAGGCTTAAGGAAAATAATGTCTGGTTTGAGATAACTACCCTTGTGGTGCCCACCTATATTGATGACCCTGACATGATCAAGAGGATGTGTGGATGGATACTTAAGGAGCTGGGGGCTGATTACCCGCTCCATTTTTCAAGGTTCTTTCCCAATTACAGGCTTAACAGGCTCCCACCTACCCCTGTCTCACAGCTTGAGGAGTTCAGGAACCTGGCAAGAAAAGAGGGGCTGCACTATGTTTACCTCGGTAATGTCCCGGCCCATGAAGGGAACAACACCTACTGCCATAACTGCGGTAAATTATTGATTGAGCGGACAGGGTATACAATCGGTAAAATAGATATTACAAAGGGCAAGTGTATCCACTGCGGTACGCTGATACCTGGAAGATGGTCTGCATAG
- a CDS encoding PKD domain-containing protein, which translates to MYGWEWDFGDMSTSIEQNPIHTYVNKGRYTVNLTVTGSGENDIVTKTGYINVSAKGVLEWLPILLD; encoded by the coding sequence ATCTATGGTTGGGAGTGGGATTTTGGAGATATGTCAACAAGTATTGAACAGAACCCAATCCATACTTATGTCAATAAAGGGAGATATACAGTGAACCTTACAGTAACAGGATCAGGTGAAAACGATATTGTTACCAAAACAGGCTACATTAATGTCAGTGCTAAGGGTGTCCTTGAATGGCTCCCAATATTGCTTGATTAA
- a CDS encoding ABC transporter ATP-binding protein, translating into MIYLFKLLSYLKNYTRHMVISMLFLIMSVIFTMIQPKLIEWVIDQGIGAGVAKNIIYGAAGILITGLIGNAANLFSGFSLIKAGQGLSHEIRGDLFRKIVSFSFINFDKWRTGELMVRLNSDVNTVRMFIRMGLFMIVQSVVTIFSSILFMFITDVRLATIMSIIMGGTLVLSLVFVSIMRPLFMKMRVKLDELNNTLQENLAGAKVVRAFNRQVLEKDKFSVKNRDIFLITLKIGYLFATFMPFMLFLGNMSVTLILWIGGAEIIRNHLAAASGFTLGQLTAFNNYAMMSIFPLVMLGMVLNFISMASASAERIFKLMQELPGIDTPDAPFPADNIRGGIEFNGVSFGYGEGEDALIDINIRIAPGEKVGIIGGTGSGKSSLAGLIPRLYDPRHGEILIDGVDVKKYDPSELRKKIGIVLQDPVLFSGGIMENILYGRPDGDQVVAERAAGIAQAISFISEKGWDTGIGERGAGLSGGQRQRVAIARTIAADPKIIILDDVTSSLDLDTERKVTRGIYDELKGATVIIISQKIKTIKESDWIIVMDKGRITGKGTHEELLVSNDIYRKIAETQNEYIQ; encoded by the coding sequence ATGATATACCTCTTTAAACTTTTATCTTACCTGAAGAATTACACCCGTCACATGGTTATCTCCATGCTGTTTCTAATCATGTCAGTAATCTTCACCATGATACAGCCAAAGCTTATTGAGTGGGTTATTGATCAGGGCATAGGTGCAGGGGTAGCAAAAAATATTATCTATGGGGCAGCAGGGATACTTATTACAGGGCTTATTGGTAATGCGGCAAACCTTTTTAGCGGGTTTTCGCTCATAAAGGCCGGACAGGGTTTAAGCCATGAGATAAGGGGCGACCTCTTCCGCAAAATTGTCTCCTTTTCATTTATTAATTTTGATAAATGGCGCACAGGCGAGCTGATGGTAAGGCTTAATTCCGATGTCAACACTGTACGTATGTTTATCAGGATGGGCCTCTTTATGATCGTCCAGTCAGTTGTGACAATATTCAGCAGTATTCTCTTCATGTTTATTACAGATGTGAGGCTTGCCACAATCATGTCCATTATTATGGGCGGGACCCTCGTACTGTCTCTGGTCTTTGTAAGCATTATGCGCCCCCTTTTCATGAAGATGAGGGTAAAACTGGATGAGCTGAATAACACACTTCAGGAAAACCTTGCAGGGGCAAAGGTGGTAAGGGCATTTAACAGGCAGGTATTGGAGAAGGATAAGTTCAGCGTTAAAAACCGTGATATATTTCTGATAACCCTTAAAATAGGCTATCTCTTTGCGACATTCATGCCCTTTATGCTCTTTCTGGGGAATATGTCAGTCACCCTTATACTGTGGATAGGAGGGGCCGAGATTATCAGGAACCACCTGGCCGCAGCATCAGGCTTTACACTGGGGCAGTTGACCGCATTCAACAACTACGCAATGATGTCTATCTTCCCCCTGGTCATGCTTGGCATGGTCCTGAATTTTATCTCAATGGCGAGCGCATCAGCAGAAAGGATATTTAAACTCATGCAGGAGCTCCCCGGCATTGATACCCCTGATGCCCCTTTCCCTGCTGATAATATAAGAGGCGGCATTGAGTTTAACGGGGTCTCCTTCGGGTATGGTGAAGGCGAGGATGCACTTATTGATATCAATATCCGGATCGCACCGGGGGAAAAGGTGGGCATCATTGGCGGTACAGGGAGCGGTAAATCAAGTCTGGCAGGGCTCATTCCCAGGCTCTATGACCCGAGGCATGGGGAAATACTTATTGATGGTGTTGATGTTAAAAAATATGACCCTTCGGAATTGAGGAAAAAGATAGGCATTGTCCTTCAGGACCCAGTACTTTTTTCAGGCGGTATCATGGAGAATATCCTTTATGGCAGACCTGATGGAGATCAGGTAGTTGCCGAAAGGGCCGCAGGTATAGCCCAGGCCATTTCGTTTATATCGGAAAAGGGGTGGGATACTGGCATAGGTGAAAGGGGCGCCGGGCTCTCAGGCGGGCAGCGTCAGAGGGTGGCAATCGCAAGGACCATTGCTGCTGACCCTAAGATAATCATACTCGATGATGTCACCTCATCCCTTGATCTTGATACAGAAAGAAAGGTCACACGCGGTATTTATGATGAGCTTAAGGGGGCCACTGTTATTATTATAAGTCAGAAGATAAAGACCATTAAGGAAAGCGACTGGATCATTGTAATGGATAAGGGCAGGATAACAGGAAAAGGCACACATGAAGAACTTCTTGTCAGCAATGATATCTACAGAAAGATCGCTGAGACGCAGAATGAATATATACAGTAG
- a CDS encoding ABC transporter ATP-binding protein, whose amino-acid sequence MEEKTNIKKKRPPAAGPGPRPGVIESAKDVKGAFKRLIAYFGTQRFLLVISAIIIFVSVFLGVAGPAVLGRAITEYLERAPNLTLFLRQVIILIIIYAGAWITEAFTRIVLIRASNNIIFRMRQDAFNHIQGLSMSYFDMEDVGEIMSRLTNDIEAIEQGVNNVFSEGLRGLLSVIMTLAAMLMLNIRLTIVVVATVPVMAFVAATIGIRVRKAFRVNQQKIADLNSKVEESISGVKVIKTFGMEKREIEDFERVSIEARDAGTIAEMISHIFMPVMQLITTLILALLVGIGGYLVLKNSTVFSIGLLTSFIMYSRNFLWPIQQITAIYNVIQSALAGAERVFEILDTKPAIVEKPESVPFSEGDIVFKDVSFSYVEGKPVLEDINLTVPHGSAIAIVGPTGAGKTTLINLLGRFYDVKSGAITINNTDLRDMEIGSLRSSLGVVLQEPFFFATTIRENLLYGRPDSTDEDMFEAARLANASHFISRLPKGYDTVLTERGLNLSQGERQLLGITRAILRDPRILILDEATSSIDSLIEAHIQEALATLMKGRTCLTIAHRLSTIKNADRIIVIHNRRIIEEGTYTELLAKNGFYAYLYTMQQNQDDITEEMFK is encoded by the coding sequence ATGGAAGAAAAGACTAATATAAAAAAGAAAAGACCCCCTGCTGCTGGCCCTGGCCCAAGGCCGGGTGTAATAGAATCAGCAAAAGATGTAAAAGGCGCATTTAAAAGACTCATTGCCTATTTCGGGACACAGAGGTTTTTACTGGTTATTTCCGCCATAATCATATTTGTAAGCGTATTTTTAGGTGTGGCAGGCCCGGCTGTGCTTGGCAGGGCAATAACAGAATACCTGGAAAGGGCGCCCAATCTTACGCTCTTTTTGAGGCAGGTGATTATCCTCATTATAATATATGCCGGGGCATGGATCACAGAGGCATTCACAAGGATAGTCCTTATCCGGGCATCTAACAATATCATATTCAGGATGCGGCAGGATGCATTCAACCACATCCAGGGGCTCTCCATGTCATACTTTGACATGGAGGATGTGGGAGAGATCATGTCACGCCTTACCAATGATATTGAGGCCATTGAACAGGGCGTTAACAATGTGTTCAGTGAAGGTCTGAGGGGTCTTTTAAGCGTGATCATGACGCTCGCGGCCATGCTTATGCTCAATATCAGGCTCACGATTGTTGTTGTTGCGACCGTTCCTGTAATGGCCTTTGTTGCCGCAACAATAGGGATCAGGGTAAGAAAGGCATTCAGGGTAAACCAGCAAAAGATAGCAGACCTGAACAGCAAGGTTGAAGAATCCATATCAGGTGTAAAGGTTATAAAGACATTCGGTATGGAGAAAAGGGAGATAGAGGATTTTGAAAGGGTGAGCATTGAGGCAAGGGATGCGGGCACCATTGCAGAGATGATTTCCCATATCTTTATGCCTGTAATGCAGCTCATAACCACATTAATACTTGCCCTGCTTGTTGGTATTGGCGGGTATCTTGTATTAAAAAACAGCACGGTCTTCTCCATAGGACTGCTTACCAGCTTTATAATGTACTCAAGGAATTTCCTCTGGCCTATACAGCAGATCACAGCAATCTATAATGTTATACAGTCTGCACTTGCAGGGGCAGAAAGGGTCTTTGAGATACTGGATACAAAACCTGCCATAGTTGAAAAGCCTGAGTCTGTCCCATTCAGCGAGGGGGATATAGTTTTTAAAGATGTATCTTTTTCCTATGTGGAAGGTAAGCCTGTGCTTGAGGATATAAACCTTACTGTGCCTCACGGAAGCGCCATAGCAATAGTAGGGCCCACAGGCGCAGGGAAGACCACACTCATTAACCTTCTTGGCAGGTTCTATGATGTAAAGAGCGGGGCTATCACCATAAACAATACAGATCTTCGCGATATGGAAATAGGCTCTTTAAGGTCATCCCTTGGGGTTGTGCTTCAGGAGCCATTCTTTTTTGCCACCACAATAAGAGAAAACCTGCTCTATGGAAGGCCTGATTCCACTGATGAAGATATGTTTGAGGCGGCAAGGCTTGCCAATGCCAGCCATTTTATAAGCAGGCTGCCTAAGGGTTATGATACCGTACTTACAGAAAGGGGGCTTAACCTCTCACAGGGTGAAAGGCAGCTTTTAGGTATAACAAGGGCGATCTTAAGGGATCCAAGAATACTTATACTTGATGAGGCGACAAGCAGTATAGACAGCCTTATTGAGGCCCATATACAGGAGGCACTTGCAACCCTCATGAAGGGGCGCACCTGTTTAACGATCGCCCACCGCCTTTCAACCATAAAGAATGCGGACAGGATTATAGTAATACATAACCGCAGGATTATTGAAGAGGGGACATATACAGAACTATTAGCAAAGAACGGCTTTTACGCGTACCTGTATACCATGCAGCAGAACCAGGATGATATTACTGAAGAGATGTTTAAATAG
- a CDS encoding type II toxin-antitoxin system Phd/YefM family antitoxin, producing MKTVSPTELRSNIYKLLDEVLNSGLPIEINKGGKLLRIVPVEKANKLANLTSRPDVIVGNPDDLVDISWEKEVNLDIP from the coding sequence ATGAAAACTGTAAGCCCAACAGAACTAAGAAGCAATATTTATAAGCTACTGGATGAGGTGCTAAATAGTGGCCTCCCTATCGAGATTAATAAGGGCGGTAAATTATTAAGAATAGTTCCTGTGGAAAAAGCCAATAAATTGGCTAATTTAACATCAAGGCCGGATGTAATAGTAGGAAACCCTGATGATCTTGTAGATATCAGTTGGGAAAAGGAGGTCAACCTTGATATACCTTGA